From one Candidatus Zixiibacteriota bacterium genomic stretch:
- a CDS encoding HAMP domain-containing sensor histidine kinase, which produces MAPRWRAFNRTSDLYVGKSTLFKTFLLVGIAIISIGFIWYTFDVIDTLQRDIRSQVEKYVQLWQLAANSPMSGSELQFIFNEIIVKATFPILVVDQDGEPLYWRNIKDIDPELRNPDAPTMARLKKIAADMKKQNGEFKLHYGDDFVHHLYYGDSEVINELKLMPFVEIGIVLAFLIVGMIGFQTIRRSEERHIWVGMAKETAHQLGTPISSLMGWIEVLESESPVRDGAEPGLIDQTVDNMKIDVRRLQRVANRFGQIGSIPELSPCKLNELIEEVVEYYRRRLPFEGHGVQITFHGGDIPEVDLNPELLTWALENLVKNALQAVDSKTGVIEITSTHGSDPRMVDIEMKDNGPGISPAAARKIFRPGFTTKKRGWGLGLTLVKRIVEEYHDGQIRLERSHPGETVFKITLPVAARR; this is translated from the coding sequence ATGGCACCTCGGTGGCGCGCTTTTAACCGTACGTCGGATCTCTACGTCGGCAAGTCTACCCTGTTCAAGACGTTCCTGCTGGTCGGTATCGCCATCATCTCGATCGGCTTCATCTGGTACACCTTCGACGTCATCGATACTCTCCAGCGTGATATCCGCTCGCAGGTCGAAAAGTACGTCCAGCTCTGGCAGCTGGCTGCGAATTCGCCGATGTCCGGCAGTGAATTGCAGTTCATCTTCAACGAAATCATCGTCAAAGCCACCTTCCCGATTCTTGTCGTCGACCAGGACGGGGAACCGCTCTACTGGCGAAACATCAAAGATATCGATCCCGAGCTGCGCAACCCCGATGCGCCGACGATGGCCCGTCTGAAGAAGATCGCCGCCGACATGAAGAAACAAAACGGCGAATTCAAACTGCACTACGGCGACGACTTCGTCCACCATCTGTACTACGGCGACTCCGAGGTCATCAACGAGCTGAAACTCATGCCCTTTGTCGAAATCGGGATCGTTCTGGCTTTTCTCATTGTTGGTATGATCGGGTTCCAGACCATTCGCCGAAGCGAAGAGCGCCATATCTGGGTCGGCATGGCCAAAGAAACCGCGCACCAGCTTGGCACCCCGATATCGTCGCTCATGGGCTGGATCGAGGTGCTCGAGTCGGAGTCGCCCGTGCGCGACGGCGCGGAACCCGGCCTGATCGACCAGACGGTCGATAACATGAAAATCGATGTCCGCCGATTGCAGCGGGTCGCGAACCGGTTCGGCCAGATCGGCTCGATCCCGGAATTGAGTCCATGCAAACTGAACGAATTGATCGAAGAAGTGGTAGAATATTATCGGCGGCGGCTGCCGTTCGAAGGTCACGGGGTGCAGATCACCTTCCACGGGGGAGACATACCGGAAGTCGACCTGAACCCGGAACTGCTCACGTGGGCCCTGGAAAACCTGGTGAAAAACGCACTGCAGGCAGTCGATTCAAAGACCGGTGTGATCGAAATCACCAGCACGCACGGCAGTGATCCACGTATGGTCGATATCGAAATGAAAGACAACGGCCCGGGTATCTCACCGGCCGCCGCACGCAAAATCTTCAGGCCGGGCTTCACCACCAAAAAACGCGGCTGGGGTCTCGGCCTCACTCTCGTCAAGCGGATTGTCGAAGAGTATCACGACGGACAGATCCGGCTGGAACGATCGCACCCCGGCGAGACTGTCTTCAAAATCACCCTGCCGGTCGCAGCGCGGCGCTAA
- a CDS encoding flagellin has protein sequence MTITLYPKSSMLSSLSNIDRNYRALYSAMEKLSSGMRINRASDDPAGLVISEQLRSQIASLNQEIENVTQTISKYETVSSTVLQLREHLTELRSYAVGASNESVNSDTAQAAFQSAADSLVATYNDTIAAAEYNGAKTLDGSAGSLATLSELTGIDLSTEESSALSVETIDTAIREVDSALVELGARQKNELESTRASLQISRQNLISAESQIRDTDYGDFISEYVGAMIREKASMALLAHSRVMSETLLGLVIPRNR, from the coding sequence ATGACTATTACGTTATATCCGAAAAGCTCTATGCTCAGTTCTTTGAGCAATATCGATCGCAATTATCGCGCCCTGTACAGCGCCATGGAGAAGCTGTCATCCGGCATGCGTATTAATCGGGCGTCCGATGATCCCGCCGGGTTGGTGATTTCCGAGCAGCTGCGAAGCCAGATCGCCTCGCTCAATCAGGAAATCGAAAATGTCACCCAGACCATCAGCAAGTACGAAACCGTCTCGTCGACCGTTCTGCAGCTCCGGGAACACCTGACCGAGCTCCGGTCATACGCGGTGGGCGCGTCAAACGAGTCGGTCAACAGCGACACGGCACAGGCCGCATTCCAGTCCGCAGCCGATAGCCTCGTTGCCACCTACAACGACACGATCGCTGCCGCCGAATACAACGGCGCGAAAACACTCGATGGCTCGGCCGGCTCGCTGGCCACCCTCTCCGAGCTGACCGGCATCGACCTGTCAACGGAGGAATCATCGGCGTTGTCGGTCGAAACGATCGACACCGCCATTCGCGAAGTGGACTCGGCCCTCGTTGAACTGGGCGCCCGCCAGAAGAACGAACTGGAATCAACCCGCGCCTCCCTGCAGATCTCCAGACAAAACCTGATCTCGGCGGAATCGCAGATTCGCGATACCGACTACGGCGACTTCATATCGGAGTACGTCGGGGCCATGATCCGTGAAAAAGCGTCAATGGCGCTGCTGGCTCACTCCCGGGTGATGTCGGAGACCCTGCTGGGGCTGGTGATCCCGCGAAACCGGTGA
- a CDS encoding T9SS type A sorting domain-containing protein, which translates to MKLLLNIAILLSLGGLTARSETSIATMDPDGGRRQLMAVVPQDNIEGLDWTPDMTRFVYNSKNTGVAEVYEFDRGTQYACQLTNYGGSWGQWAGRYDSTGEIWYRHTNASGSYFEIRRIERELCEVLSEDSLFNHPGWELAVFDLSPNYIAINKGGPASTEEIYIAPLANLANLTQLTSNSLPDRAPDISRDESKIVYVRGFGSNTSQNIFTMNIDGSDTTQLTFEPDVSPDISLIHFPQWSDDGTQIGYTYWNGSQHDIYVINADGTGEPLNITNTPSENEELWDWRDGRLLYTTDGEFSIVQLPTTTYGPCDTDQPVVASLSKPAGGATVTLKIPDGVEVADISREGLLTEDWDFVTEIINTDSAYLLVNLVNTFGEWIPADTTTLFYVEFTTSRLCEESKSIHWDTALSDDPSRSTRLFDTTGTIRIYPYFDGSADSTEILGYLPGDAFGDPSLDLNDLIGTTNFLYLGGARPCVIDAADVNGDCLVDLGDLIYLVNYLFVNGPEPQCGCVSTGEPLARKVSSQVSANASYREGWTVVTLSSEIDLRGIQLKVVGSDAGQPEALVDCGWNLIAGRDESGYRVGMLDLDGGDVLPAGSATLIRIPGEYEIESALVADHSGHVFSVQIGTATIESSLPTSFALAQNYPNPFNPSTEISFSLPNASDVRLEVFNVLGQSVAILVDGRVEAGTHSVRWDASNSASGVYLYRIQAGEFTDTRKMMLLK; encoded by the coding sequence ATGAAACTGCTTCTAAACATCGCAATACTGCTAAGCTTGGGAGGGCTCACGGCCCGCTCGGAAACGTCCATTGCCACTATGGATCCGGACGGCGGACGCAGACAACTCATGGCGGTGGTTCCCCAGGACAACATTGAAGGGCTTGACTGGACACCCGACATGACGAGATTCGTTTACAATTCGAAGAATACGGGTGTGGCGGAAGTCTATGAGTTTGATCGGGGCACCCAGTACGCCTGCCAATTGACCAATTACGGAGGTTCATGGGGTCAATGGGCAGGCCGATATGATAGCACAGGTGAAATCTGGTATCGGCATACAAACGCGAGTGGAAGTTACTTCGAGATTAGACGCATCGAGAGGGAATTGTGCGAAGTACTTAGCGAGGACAGCCTGTTCAACCATCCGGGATGGGAACTTGCAGTCTTTGATTTGTCGCCCAACTACATCGCGATTAATAAAGGCGGTCCCGCAAGTACTGAGGAAATCTACATAGCACCACTTGCCAATCTGGCGAACCTGACTCAACTGACTTCAAACTCACTTCCGGACAGGGCGCCCGACATCTCACGCGACGAGTCCAAAATTGTGTATGTCCGGGGATTCGGCTCCAATACCAGTCAGAATATCTTCACTATGAACATCGACGGATCCGACACTACTCAATTGACGTTCGAGCCAGACGTGTCTCCGGACATTTCTCTGATTCACTTCCCGCAATGGTCGGACGACGGCACCCAGATCGGTTATACATACTGGAACGGGTCTCAACATGATATCTATGTCATCAACGCTGACGGAACAGGAGAGCCGCTGAACATCACGAACACACCCTCGGAAAACGAAGAATTGTGGGATTGGAGAGATGGAAGATTGCTCTACACGACTGACGGTGAGTTTTCGATAGTTCAACTACCGACAACGACTTATGGTCCGTGTGATACTGATCAGCCTGTAGTCGCAAGTCTCTCTAAACCTGCTGGTGGTGCGACCGTCACGCTCAAGATTCCCGATGGTGTTGAGGTCGCCGATATCTCTCGGGAGGGTCTGTTGACGGAGGATTGGGACTTTGTCACAGAGATCATCAATACCGATTCGGCATACTTGCTCGTCAATCTTGTGAACACATTTGGGGAATGGATTCCGGCAGACACGACAACTTTGTTCTACGTCGAGTTCACGACCAGTCGATTGTGTGAAGAGAGCAAGTCTATCCATTGGGACACTGCTTTGTCCGATGATCCTTCCCGGTCGACGCGACTCTTCGATACTACCGGAACGATCAGAATCTACCCGTATTTTGATGGTTCGGCGGACTCCACCGAGATTCTCGGCTATCTGCCCGGAGACGCATTCGGCGACCCCTCTCTCGATCTCAACGACCTTATCGGTACTACCAACTTCCTCTATCTTGGCGGAGCCAGACCGTGTGTTATCGACGCCGCCGATGTCAATGGCGACTGTCTGGTGGACTTGGGCGATCTGATTTACCTTGTGAACTATCTGTTCGTCAACGGACCGGAACCGCAGTGCGGCTGTGTGTCTACGGGCGAGCCTTTGGCCCGTAAGGTGTCCTCGCAGGTTAGCGCAAACGCCAGTTACCGCGAAGGCTGGACCGTAGTGACATTGAGCTCCGAAATCGACCTTCGCGGGATCCAGTTGAAGGTTGTTGGTTCCGATGCGGGTCAGCCCGAGGCACTCGTTGATTGCGGTTGGAATCTGATCGCGGGACGAGACGAGAGTGGATATCGGGTCGGAATGCTCGATTTGGACGGCGGCGACGTGCTCCCGGCCGGTAGCGCGACGCTGATTCGCATACCAGGCGAGTACGAGATTGAGTCAGCTTTGGTGGCCGACCACTCAGGGCATGTGTTCTCCGTCCAGATCGGAACGGCCACCATCGAGAGTTCACTCCCGACCAGCTTTGCCCTCGCCCAGAACTACCCGAACCCGTTCAACCCGAGCACCGAGATCAGCTTCAGCCTGCCGAATGCATCGGATGTCCGGCTGGAGGTCTTCAACGTGCTCGGGCAGAGTGTCGCGATCCTTGTCGATGGTCGCGTGGAAGCTGGCACTCACTCGGTCAGGTGGGATGCATCCAACTCCGCAAGCGGTGTGTATCTCTACCGCATCCAGGCTGGGGAGTTTACAGATACGCGCAAGATGATGCTTTTGAAGTAA
- the tsaE gene encoding tRNA (adenosine(37)-N6)-threonylcarbamoyltransferase complex ATPase subunit type 1 TsaE, with product MSVLHVVSHSEDETMALAEKLAKSFLPGDVLVLIGPLGAGKTAFVRGLARGLGIDPSLVNSPSYTFVNEYPGGDRKLYHFDLYRMQQSNELYEIGWDEYLSREGIMAVEWGDKAAELLPQKYYVLEFRIAGETERQIDIELVQV from the coding sequence ATGTCCGTACTGCATGTCGTGTCACACAGCGAAGATGAGACCATGGCGCTTGCCGAGAAGCTCGCGAAGTCGTTTTTGCCCGGCGATGTGCTCGTGCTGATTGGCCCGCTGGGTGCGGGCAAGACGGCGTTTGTCCGAGGTCTCGCCAGGGGACTTGGGATCGATCCCTCCTTGGTCAATTCCCCGTCTTACACGTTCGTCAATGAATATCCGGGCGGAGATCGCAAGCTGTACCATTTTGATCTGTACCGTATGCAGCAGTCAAATGAGCTGTACGAGATAGGCTGGGACGAATATCTTTCCCGGGAGGGTATCATGGCGGTGGAGTGGGGCGATAAGGCCGCCGAGCTACTCCCGCAGAAATACTACGTGCTGGAGTTCCGCATCGCGGGCGAAACGGAACGCCAGATCGACATTGAACTGGTTCAGGTATGA
- a CDS encoding bifunctional response regulator/alkaline phosphatase family protein, producing the protein MPIPSDKKRILWVDDEIDSLKPHLLFLEKKGFSVTPAMSGDDAIVAVRDGNFDLVLLDEMMPGKDGLTTLEEIKDLRPHLPVVMVTKSEEESLMEDAIGSKIDDYLVKPVNPSQILLVIKRLLDAKKIISSSSMRRYVTEINKFNQKMYGPMQPDDWHEAARLLAEWDLELDNSNDDGLKETHTGTKREWNTEFTKYILNTYQSWLSGDDRPLMSPDIVARFVAPPLKSRRQVLFVVVDCMRLDQWMLVEPLMSEFFNIERSYYFSILPTATPFARNAVFAGMFPDEISRIYPDNYQVQDEGSLNRYEDRMFADNLARLGIRFDRPMRYVKVYNNTEGEELVRRAGDYFESPAVTFVFNFLDILAHGRSNNVILKEIAGTDAAFRSLMRSWFVHSPLFALLKQFAERDFTVIVTSDHGSVLCQRGTMAHGRRTTSTNLRYKYGDNLKSDPKDSVLIKKPKEWRLPMFSLATTFIIAKEDYYFVYPNNYNEMVRQFQNSFQHGGISLEEMVVPVAVMTPK; encoded by the coding sequence ATGCCGATTCCCTCGGACAAGAAAAGAATTCTCTGGGTCGACGATGAAATCGATTCCCTCAAACCGCACCTGTTGTTCCTGGAAAAGAAAGGGTTCTCCGTCACGCCGGCCATGTCGGGCGATGACGCGATCGTGGCCGTGCGCGACGGCAATTTCGACCTGGTGCTCCTCGACGAAATGATGCCGGGCAAGGACGGTCTCACCACGCTCGAGGAAATCAAGGACCTCCGCCCGCACCTGCCGGTCGTTATGGTCACCAAATCCGAAGAAGAGTCGCTGATGGAAGACGCCATCGGCTCGAAGATCGATGACTACCTTGTCAAGCCGGTCAATCCGTCGCAGATATTGCTCGTTATCAAACGGCTTCTTGATGCGAAAAAAATCATCAGTTCATCGTCCATGCGGCGATACGTCACCGAAATCAATAAGTTCAACCAGAAGATGTATGGGCCGATGCAGCCCGACGACTGGCACGAGGCGGCGCGGCTGCTGGCCGAGTGGGATCTGGAACTGGACAACAGCAACGACGATGGTCTCAAAGAAACCCACACCGGTACCAAGCGCGAATGGAATACCGAATTCACCAAGTACATACTGAACACCTATCAATCCTGGCTCTCCGGCGACGATCGCCCGCTGATGTCGCCCGATATCGTCGCCAGATTCGTGGCGCCGCCGCTCAAGAGTCGACGGCAGGTGTTGTTTGTCGTCGTCGACTGCATGCGCCTCGACCAGTGGATGCTCGTCGAGCCGCTGATGTCCGAGTTTTTCAATATCGAACGCTCGTACTACTTCTCGATCCTGCCGACAGCCACGCCGTTCGCCCGCAACGCCGTCTTTGCCGGGATGTTCCCCGATGAGATCAGCAGGATCTATCCGGACAATTACCAGGTCCAGGACGAGGGGTCACTCAACCGCTACGAAGACCGCATGTTTGCCGACAACCTCGCCCGCCTCGGAATCCGTTTCGACAGACCGATGCGCTACGTCAAGGTGTATAACAACACGGAAGGGGAGGAGCTCGTTCGGCGCGCCGGTGACTACTTCGAAAGCCCGGCCGTGACGTTCGTCTTCAACTTCCTCGACATCCTTGCCCATGGCCGGTCGAATAACGTCATTCTCAAGGAGATTGCCGGCACCGACGCCGCCTTCCGTTCCCTTATGCGGAGCTGGTTCGTTCACTCACCGTTGTTCGCTCTCCTCAAGCAGTTCGCCGAGCGCGACTTCACCGTCATCGTCACATCCGACCATGGCTCCGTGTTGTGCCAGCGCGGAACGATGGCTCACGGTCGACGCACGACTTCGACGAACCTCCGCTACAAGTACGGAGACAACCTCAAGTCGGACCCAAAGGACTCGGTCCTCATCAAGAAGCCCAAAGAGTGGCGGCTGCCCATGTTCTCGCTGGCCACGACGTTCATCATCGCGAAGGAAGACTACTATTTCGTCTACCCCAACAACTATAACGAGATGGTCAGGCAGTTCCAGAATTCCTTCCAGCACGGAGGCATCTCGCTGGAAGAGATGGTCGTGCCGGTTGCGGTGATGACTCCGAAGTAG
- the rpmB gene encoding 50S ribosomal protein L28, which translates to MAKACEICGKKPMFGNNVSHAHNITKRRWVPNLQRVRALINGQPKRIEVCTSCLKAGKVIKATRTRKPASLTGAQA; encoded by the coding sequence ATGGCAAAAGCTTGCGAAATATGCGGTAAGAAGCCGATGTTCGGCAATAACGTGTCCCACGCGCACAATATCACCAAGCGCCGGTGGGTGCCGAACCTTCAGCGTGTCCGTGCGCTGATCAACGGTCAGCCGAAGCGGATCGAAGTGTGCACGTCGTGTTTGAAGGCGGGCAAGGTAATCAAGGCAACCCGGACGCGCAAGCCGGCGAGCCTGACCGGCGCGCAGGCGTGA
- the serS gene encoding serine--tRNA ligase, with translation MLDIKFIRENPDLVKTAISNKNEKADVDHILRLDQSRRELIGEVEQLKAARNKASAEIARKKKAGEPADDAIASMRQVGQKITELDERRRQIEDELQSALSWVPNVPHQSVPVGKDESANVVVREWGKIVKRDYPVLPHWEVGAKLGILDLEAAARVSGAGFYILKGLGSRLERALINFMLDLHTADGFTEVTVPHLVTADTMFGTGQLPKLDEDMYRERNDGPYLIPTAEVPITNMFKDQILDHEQLPICLVGHTPCYRREAGSAGKDTRGMIRVHQFSKVELVKIVRPETGYDELESLVAQAEKVLQYLELPYRVSALATGDLSFAAAKCYDLELWAAGIERYLEISSVSIFEDFQARRMNCRFRDADRSVRFPFTLNGSGLALARLIPAILENYQNADGTVTIPERLRPYMGGIGKIG, from the coding sequence ATGCTCGATATCAAATTTATTCGCGAGAATCCGGACCTGGTCAAAACGGCCATCTCCAACAAAAACGAAAAGGCCGATGTCGATCATATCCTCCGGCTCGACCAATCCCGCCGCGAACTGATCGGCGAAGTGGAACAGCTCAAGGCGGCCCGCAACAAAGCCTCGGCCGAGATCGCCCGGAAGAAAAAGGCCGGGGAACCGGCCGATGACGCTATTGCGTCGATGCGCCAGGTCGGCCAGAAAATCACCGAACTCGATGAGCGCCGACGCCAGATAGAAGACGAACTCCAGTCCGCACTGTCCTGGGTCCCAAACGTCCCGCATCAGTCGGTCCCGGTCGGCAAGGATGAATCCGCCAATGTTGTCGTCCGCGAGTGGGGCAAAATCGTCAAGCGGGACTATCCGGTGCTGCCGCACTGGGAAGTCGGCGCGAAACTCGGGATTCTCGACCTCGAAGCTGCCGCCCGCGTCTCCGGCGCAGGTTTCTATATCCTCAAAGGACTCGGCTCACGGCTCGAGCGTGCCCTGATCAATTTCATGCTGGACCTGCACACCGCCGACGGGTTCACCGAAGTAACCGTCCCGCACCTGGTAACCGCCGACACCATGTTTGGCACAGGGCAGCTCCCCAAACTCGATGAAGACATGTATCGCGAACGCAACGACGGGCCGTACCTGATCCCGACCGCCGAGGTCCCCATCACCAACATGTTCAAGGATCAGATCCTGGATCACGAGCAGCTCCCCATCTGTCTGGTCGGCCACACGCCCTGCTATCGACGCGAGGCCGGCTCCGCCGGCAAGGATACCCGCGGCATGATCCGCGTGCACCAGTTCTCGAAAGTGGAACTCGTGAAGATCGTGCGGCCGGAGACCGGTTACGATGAACTGGAGTCACTTGTCGCGCAGGCCGAGAAGGTCCTCCAGTACCTTGAATTGCCGTACCGCGTCAGCGCCCTCGCCACCGGCGATCTCTCGTTCGCGGCCGCGAAATGTTACGACCTCGAGCTGTGGGCGGCGGGTATCGAACGCTACCTCGAAATCTCCTCGGTGTCGATCTTCGAGGATTTTCAGGCACGCCGCATGAATTGCCGATTCCGCGATGCCGATCGGTCCGTCCGCTTCCCCTTTACGCTCAACGGCTCCGGCCTGGCGCTCGCCCGACTTATTCCGGCGATACTCGAAAACTATCAAAACGCGGACGGGACCGTGACCATACCCGAACGGCTCCGTCCCTATATGGGCGGGATTGGGAAAATCGGCTGA